In one Lolium rigidum isolate FL_2022 chromosome 3, APGP_CSIRO_Lrig_0.1, whole genome shotgun sequence genomic region, the following are encoded:
- the LOC124694726 gene encoding uncharacterized protein LOC124694726: MLSKFCKVVCGVSPSSTTAMATDDIHDDHKLRSNGLISPLLSPELLRLHPSVVDFSLNTDNDDAAAVLPCLVFGSEDGYQAFSLDEGCMRDDVAMRLARGRRYVPSPYGGKVFVTDMCGRYPSRLIDPFTGEVTPLPDLPIPLSEETPMPVARDEPEPPRFRLSTEDGFAWDWSPRGVMVARGDTAFFCEAGGGEWAPVHRSRHGSPMTINYRAGFFFVFDLGTLRTAVIDSETLDRSTEIDPPPRLGDITWALLVASTDDVLLLVRRRPRNRYCDSDGSFFQAYRAPHREQLPDMPIKWEPVTDIGDRAVFMDHAHGFTVRAGEGAMRNCVYRVRAVELKEEERSRRDDAALEVVVSPLSDLRKIKVVEGSEVLRRCKVQPTWGGGYWIMCKHGQSPSS, encoded by the coding sequence aTGTTGTCAAAATTCTGCAAGGTCGTCTGCGGCGTCTCGCCGTCCTCGACAACAGCGATGGCCACCGATGACATACATGACGACCACAAGCTGAGATCGAATGGGCTAATCTCGCCGCTGCTATCCCCCGAGCTGCTCAGATTGCATCCGTCCGTCGTCGACTTCTCGCTGAACACCGATAACGATGACGCCGCGGCAGTGCTGCCGTGCCTGGTGTTCGGGTCGGAAGACGGCTACCAGGCCTTCTCCCTGGACGAAGGCTGCATGCGTGACGACGTTGCGATGCGGCTGGCGCGCGGCCGCCGGTACGTGCCGTCACCGTACGGAGGGAAGGTGTTCGTGACGGACATGTGCGGACGGTACCCTAGCCGTCTCATCGACCCGTTCACCGGCGAGGTGACACCGCTCCCGGACCTGCCCATCCCATTATCCGAGGAGACGCCGATGCCGGTCGCGCGCGACGAGCCCGAGCCCCCTCGGTTCCGCCTCTCCACGGAGGACGGGTTCGCGTGGGACTGGTCCCCGCGCGGCGTCATGGTGGCGCGCGGCGACACGGCGTTCTTCTGCGAGGCAGGTGGCGGCGAGTGGGCGCCGGTGCACCGGTCGAGGCACGGCTCGCCCATGACCATCAACTACCGCGCCGGCTTCTTCTTCGTGTTCGATCTAGGCACGCTGCGCACCGCGGTCATCGACTCTGAGACCCTGGACCGGTCCACGGAGATCgacccgccgccgcgcctcggcgACATCACGTGGGCGTTGCTGGTGGCCTCCACCGACgacgtgctgctgctggtgcggcgCCGCCCGAGAAACAGGTACTGCGACTCCGACGGGTCCTTTTTCCAGgcataccgcgcgccgcacagggAGCAGCTGCCGGACATGCCTATCAAGTGGGAGCCAGTGACGGACATCGGCGACCGCGCGGTGTTCATGGACCACGCGCACGGCTTCACCGTCCGCGCCGGCGAAGGCGCGATGAGGAACTGCGTGTACAGGGTCAGGGCTGtcgagctgaaggaggaggagcggtCTCGGCGCGACGACGCGGCGCTGGAGGTCGTCGTGTCTCCGTTGAGCGACCTGAGGAAGATAAAGGTGGTGGAGGGAAGCGAGGTGCTAAGACGCTGCAAGGTTCAGCCGACATGGGGAGGAGGGTACTGGATCATGTGTAAGCATGGACAGTCGCCATCGTCGTAG